CCATCCGACCCCACATAAAATTCTCCCCATCCGCTCGCCGGACTAAACCTTAGCCACTTCACTCCCCTCCCCTCCACTTCCCTCCGCCACCCAAACTGGTCTCCGACTCCTTCTGGTcgtctccggcatggcgggcagcggaccgagtccttcacctccagatccgtcGACCCCGAACTCATCCCGcgcggccccgaggaggagatggccaTCCGGCTTGCACTCCTCCACGCCCGGGAGGAAGCCCGTGGACGGCTATGCTCAGACTCCATCcgtcgggaatccattgcgtcAGCCCAAATGGGGCATGGATCCGGCGCTAGGCCGGCCGTAGCTGCCTCGCCGGAGGCCGTGCGGTTCGTCTGGCGTCCGAACGCGCTGGCGGACGCACAACCCCTCCAGTGGTGCGCCGATATTGGGGATGCACCATCGTCCCACGAGGCCATGGCACGGCGTGCATGTTGTGCAAGGCACCGGGCGCGGGAGGTGGCGGACGTCggcgaggcggagtcgcattctctGGTGCCCCGTATGGCGCATCAGTCTGAGCGCTGTAACCGCGTCGTGGTGGACGTCGGCAGCTCATCCCCggacggatccatcatcgatctgacaTCCACCGGCACCGTTCAAGTTCCGGTCTACGACGAGGAAGAGTAGCGCATGGGAGACGACAGggccttgagtcccgtgagccagCTCATGTCATATGCCCTACCCTACCTTCTCGGCGACCGTACCAACACTCTGAGGAGCGCAGACGGCTGCCGGACATGGCCAGCGCGGAGCTGGACGAGCGGGGAGCGGAACCGGACGAGCTTCGCGTAGATTAGGTTtcatgttgcatgtaataatatggatttttTAGAGGAAATAATATGGATTTGAAGTTTTTAATTTGTGGTATCTAGATATGGAATGCGTTTTTTGAGAGATGACCGGTCACTGTCCGCGGACGCATGTGCGTAGGCGTTTGAGGGGGTCGGATTTgtcaagtccggctgtagatgttcTTACAAAGCATAACCAAACATCTTATTGAGCAGGCACTTAAAAGAAGGATGCCCTCATTAAACATACTCCTACCACGAAAGCCACGCGATGGCATCGGCAAAGCAGTCGTTGAAACGCTCCATGGCACCCGCCGACAAAGAGATGCCCAcctccaccccgccgccgccgctgcgcgcCTCTGCCACGGACATCGCGCCGGTCCTCGCCACCGATACGACATCCACCTTTGCCGGCCGCCCGAACCCAAAGTCTGTGTCGTACACGCGGAACCTCGGCGACCCTGCGACCGTTAGCGACAAGTCGTCGCCCGCGCTGTACGCCCCACTGATCCAATCCATCCACCGGTCCCAGTATCCGGGACCGCCGCGCACCACTCCGTCAATGGCCGTAGCGATCGCCGCGCACGCGGTGAACAGACCGTCCACGCCAGCGGCAGCGACATCCCTCCTGGGTGCTGACGCGATGCATGGACTGAGGCAGTTGCCGAGGTACTCGTCGGGGACGGGCGGCTCTAGCCTCGTCCGGTGGTCCGCCGGTAAGAGGAAGTAGGCACGGCCGCCGCAAGACGACGCTGCCTTGCCATCGGTGCCTGGTTTAGCTCGGACGTAGCATTGCCAGATGAAGCCGAACGCCGCGATGATCGatgtggcgcgaggcggcggcacgCCAAGGCGTTCCGCCTTGCCGGCGACCGCTTCTTTGATGCTCTGCAGGTACTCCGTGGACAGCGTGAACGTGGCGAGGAGCTGCTGGACGACGGGCGAATCGGGGGGTTTCCCACCGTCGTCGTCGTTGCTGGACAGCCTGGGCGCTGTGAAAGCGTCGTACAGGTCGTCTCGTGCGCGGATGATTGAGCGGTCGACGAAGGGCGGCTCAGGCGCGCTCGCACCGCTGCAGGCCGCCGCCGCCCAGGCCCAGGTGCGGAGGAAGTGCGTCGAGGACACCCCGTCGTAGGCGGCGTGATGAACGGTCACGCCGATAGCGAGGCCACCGCGCAGCACAGTGGCCTGCACGACGAGCACGGCGCCGCCTTCGGGCAGCGGCGGCACCAGCGGCACGATCTTGGCAACCTCCGTCGGCCCGTCAGTGGCAAGCTCCTCGAAGCCGACATGGTGATTGTCGTACTCGGCGACGGTGAAGGTGACGCCGTCGCCCGGCTGGTAGTGGAGTTCGTAGGGGTTGTGCGTGCCGGGGGTGAGGCGCAGGCGGCCGGCAAGAGGGTAAAATGCGCCGAGTGCATTGGACAAGGAGTCTGTGAGGTTGGAGAGGACGTCGCTGGTGGCGTCGGGGTAGAAGAAGACGCCCTCGACGAGCGGGGCGTGGAGCCACACCGCATCTAGGTAGGTGAGCGGGAGAGAGAGCTCGTGGAGCGCGGCGCCGGCCGGCAAGGCCGCAACGTGGGAGGCGCGCAGGACGCGAGCCATAGCAGGTCTACGAGGAGTCCGATCCTGGAGGTTGGAGTACTTGCTATGCTACACGATCTCTCATAATCCATTCAATGCGAAGGTACAGCATGAGTGGCCGGCATCGATGGGGATTGATGCCGGTGTGGGGTCCAGGCGCGGGGCCTGGCGATCTTCAATTACTACCGGCCATCCAAGGCCGACTCCAACCTCGTCTTCGACAATGAACACGCAAGCGGATAAAGTCCAGAACAAACTTTGAAATTGTAGTTGAAGATAAAATTGAACCTTGAATTGCTAATTTTTGAAATCAGCACACCGAACCCCATGATCCGGATCTATTTTAAATCTTGAAAGTTTTCCTAAACAGCGTCTGTTGACATGGCAGGTCAAACCTGAGATTGTCGGTTGCGGTTGAGGTAGATATTTTTTTCCATGCAAATTGCCCTTGTTTCACACCCACGGAGGTGTGATGGGTTGGCCCACTGAGTGGCGTTGTATCACCAGTTAAAAATGTAACAAAAAGAAAAGAGCACCTTGAGTGTCGGTGCTaaacccggcggatctcgggtaggggatcccgagttgtgagagcatctccagccgttggccccccaggcggcgattttatgcgccccctgggggcgagccggcgctaaaTCGGCGTGGGGGCGCTCGCCCCAGGGTCGCCCCCAGACGCGGGTTTTTTATTTTGAAAAAACCAAATTCGGCTTAGTTCGGCTAAATTCGGCAAACTTGGCATTAATATTGGACATGTTCGGCGCTACATAAGTTATTTTAAAAAAACAACTACGGGACGAAGAAGTCGCTGAGCGCGGCGAAGTCGCCGAcgtcctcgtcggcggcggcggcattctccttcttgatggcgcggacgccgctgctggacccctgcccggagTCTCCatggcggaccggtggcggcggcgcgtcgtcgtctttgtcgtcgaggacgacgacgcctccctcgtcCCGGCCACGGCGCCGAGCTTCGAAGCGCTCGAAGGCGAGGCGCTGGCGCTGCAGCTCCGTGCGTGCCTAGTCATCATGCAcccattttcgccagcgcttcggcgggcatgctgaaccccttcatcccgcggatgacgcacagggctcttcccacggcggtgcccagggtcaccagcgtggtgacgctgctcggcgcgcacaccatgggaaaagcgcgcagtggtcgccggcgtgggcgtcttgaaggtcgctgcgccgcccagaggtggcacaacgacatccctggagggccccgcgccgcctgcagggggcccagctccgtctttggatctggcgacgtgcggtCAGTCAACTGgggcgcgaacgacgccgctcgccaggctctgactgctagggcgatgctggtgctcgcggaccgcggcccgggtcctgtccgcgaccggtccactgctcgtgcgcaccggcacgggccgttcggctcacaacgagccgatcgccgtggtcgtcttcttcttgggagccatggcgacgaagaaccgctaggctaactactagaccagattctcacaattgcgccccctacctggcgcgccaaagatgtcggtggggaacgacacctatgggatcacaagaatccctactacggttgctggggcgcagggttgcaagaagagcaggatcagtagccagcacaagaatcg
This region of Triticum aestivum cultivar Chinese Spring chromosome 2D, IWGSC CS RefSeq v2.1, whole genome shotgun sequence genomic DNA includes:
- the LOC123049980 gene encoding anthocyanin 5-aromatic acyltransferase-like, translated to MARVLRASHVAALPAGAALHELSLPLTYLDAVWLHAPLVEGVFFYPDATSDVLSNLTDSLSNALGAFYPLAGRLRLTPGTHNPYELHYQPGDGVTFTVAEYDNHHVGFEELATDGPTEVAKIVPLVPPLPEGGAVLVVQATVLRGGLAIGVTVHHAAYDGVSSTHFLRTWAWAAAACSGASAPEPPFVDRSIIRARDDLYDAFTAPRLSSNDDDGGKPPDSPVVQQLLATFTLSTEYLQSIKEAVAGKAERLGVPPPRATSIIAAFGFIWQCYVRAKPGTDGKAASSCGGRAYFLLPADHRTRLEPPVPDEYLGNCLSPCIASAPRRDVAAAGVDGLFTACAAIATAIDGVVRGGPGYWDRWMDWISGAYSAGDDLSLTVAGSPRFRVYDTDFGFGRPAKVDVVSVARTGAMSVAEARSGGGGVEVGISLSAGAMERFNDCFADAIAWLSW